A region from the Desulfuromonadaceae bacterium genome encodes:
- a CDS encoding nucleotidyltransferase domain-containing protein — MNPEEKHILETFKSMLQKRVQLDTFALFGSRARGDAVCYSDMDVLVVVDQLDPPTADYISDCAWESGFESGIVIIPVSYSKSEWEGIESESLLAANIRAEGVFL, encoded by the coding sequence ATGAATCCTGAAGAAAAGCATATCCTTGAAACCTTCAAAAGCATGCTGCAAAAAAGGGTGCAGCTAGACACCTTTGCCTTGTTCGGTTCACGCGCCAGGGGGGATGCCGTGTGTTATTCTGACATGGATGTTTTGGTGGTGGTCGACCAACTGGATCCGCCTACAGCAGACTATATAAGCGATTGTGCATGGGAGTCTGGATTCGAAAGCGGTATCGTCATTATTCCGGTCTCTTATTCGAAATCAGAATGGGAAGGCATTGAAAGCGAATCCCTGCTTGCTGCCAACATCAGAGCCGAAGGGGTTTTCTTGTGA